The Limisphaerales bacterium genome includes the window GAGTGTACTGGATACAGATATCAGCGGATTTGACATGATATTAATGGACTGCCAAATGCCCAATATCGATGGTCTGGAAGCCACCCGAACGATTCGCCAACGCGAGCAGACAAACCCCAGGCAACAAAATATATACATCATCGCGATGACCGCCAACACCCAAGAGGATGACCGAAGCGCATGTTTTGAGGCCGGAATGGATGATTTCATTTCAAAACCCGTACAACTGAAGGAACTTGAATGTGCATTGAATAAACCACTCGGATTGGAATCTGAAACTGATTCAGAAAACCCGAGCACCGTTTTGCTTGACGATTCCCAACTTGATCAGTTCCGCGCAAATGACAATGACGATATGCTCAGCGAATTGGTTTCTATGTATCTTACTGAAACAGATGGACAGATCGGATCACTCAAAACACAGCAAGATCCGGACACCGTGGCGCGCATCGCCCATCAGCTCAAAGGCAGTAGCGCCAACCTTGGCGCACGCCAGCTAGCCGATGCATTTTCGCGCCTTGAAGCTTCGGCTAACCTTGGCAATCTCGAGGCCACGGGCGACTTGATCGGAGAAATACAAGGCACATTCGATCGAACGCGGGTAAAACTCAATGCCTTGCTTGGGCATTAATCGTTGACTTTGACAACCCACCACGTCCCCTTTAGATTTACCCCAATGGAAGCACTGCACGCACCCTGGCGCATCGAATACATTCTCGGCCCCAAGCGTGCAGAAGGCAAAGGTTCCATTTTTACAACCATTGCACAATCCACTGATGACCAAGCCAACCACGTGATTGCCCGCGGCAAATCCTGCTTCGCCGTGATGAATAATTTTCCGTACAACGCCGGCCACCTCATGATCGTCCCCTATCGCGAAGTACCCGATTTGGCCGATCTCAATAACGAAGAACTACTCGAACTAATGCAGCTTTGTCGCCGATGCCAAGCCGCGCTGCGAGAAACTATGGATCCTGGCGGATTTAATATCGGCCTCAACCTTGGCCAAGCCGCCGGGGCCGGCATTCAGGAACATTTGCATTTACACGTGCTACCCCGCTGGAATGGAGACACCAACTTCATGCCTGCTCTCGGTCAAACCACCGTCATCCCCGAAGCAATCACCGAGACTGCTGCCAAACTCCGCGCTGCACTTGCACAGAATTAATATGGCGGAAACGACACTCACCTTCGACAGTGCCCGGCAAGCCCAGCAATTATTCGATAACGACCCACACAATCTCAACCTCCTGAAGGAACAACTCCAAGTAAACGCCACTGCACGCGACGGCTGGATTAAACTTGAAGGTGAGGAAAGTGCGATCGCCCGTGCCAAAATTGTTTTTGATTCCCTCCGTGAACAATTGAATTCCGGCCAACACCCCCGCCAACGCGAAATACTTAAAGCGATCCAAACCGTAAAAGAAAATGGCGCCGACGCCCTCAAAAGCCTCAACACCCATCGTATCACCACCTCTCCACGCAAGCCGCAGGTCATCCCCAAAACCATCGGCCAAAAAACTTACCTCGATGCCATTACCGCCCACGATGTCACCTTCGGCATCGGCCCCGCTGGCACGGGCAAAACCTATCTCGCCATGGCGATGGCCGTCAGCGCGCTGTACCGCGGCGAAATCTCGCGCATTATTCTCACCCGCCCCGCCGTGGAAGCCGGTGAAGCGCTGGGGTTTCTGCCCGGCGATTTGCGCGAAAAACTCAGCCCCTATTTGCGGCCCCTGCACGATGCACTCACCGACATGATGCCCGTAGAGGACGTGCAGAAACACATGGAACGCGAAACCATCGAGATTGCACCGCTCGCATATATGCGCGGGCGAACACTCAACAACGCGTTTGTGATCCTCGATGAAGCGCAGAACACCACCAACGAACAGATGTTTATGTTCCTCACGCGACTGGGTTACCATTCAAAAGCAGTCGTCACCGGCGACCCAACTCAGATCGACCTGCCCTCCTCAAAACAATCCGGCTTGGTTGAAGCGCGACTCACGCTTGAAAAGAACACAGACATTTCCATAATCGAATTCAGCAGAAAAGATGTGGTGCGACATCCGCTCGTGCAACAAATCATTGAAGCCTACGAAACCCGCCGCAGCAAATGAAACAGCTCAGCGTCGGCAACCAGCAAAGACGCTACCCCGTGGCCACCCGCGAAGCCCGCAACGCAACCGGAATATTGATGGATGAATTGCTGGAACTTGATGCTTACGATTTATCCATCCTATTTGTGAACGAAACCCGAATGGCGCAGATCAACAAAACTTACCTCCAACACGAAGGCCCCACAGACATCATCACGTTTGATTATTGCACCCCCACCCTGCTCCACGGCGAATTGGTAATTTGCCCCGCCGTGGCCAGCGAGCAAGCTAAAAAATACCGCGCCAGCCTTGGCCGTGAATTCGCACGCTACATCATCCACGGCGTGCTGCACCTCCAAGGTTTCGACGACCAAACACCCTCCGTCCGGCGTAAAATGAAGGGCGAAGAAAACCGCCTTCTTCAAAAACTTGCGCGACGTTTTCCGATCGATTCCCTTGCCCATGGATGAAAACGGGCACGGCATTATCCTGCGCGTCCGGCCCCTGACCGAGACAAGCCTCATTGTCCATTGGCTCACCCCCGAGCACGGTCGCCTTGGCACTGTAGCCAAGGGGGCGCGTCGCGCTAAAAGCACTTTCCGCGGAAAACTGGATTTACTATTTGAAGGCGGATTTGCATTTCGTCGGAGCCGAAAATCCGACCTCCACATTTTACGAGAAGTAAACATTCAAACCACCCATGCCGACCTGCGCAATGACATTCCGCGGCTTCAACTCCTTGCCTACGCCACTCGGTTCGTTGAAAGTGCCACCGAACCGGAAAACTCTTTGCCCGGAATCCACGCTATTTTCTCCACACTACTCAACCACCTTGACACCCATCCCACACGCCCCGCTCTCGTCTACGCATTGGAAATTAAACTGCTCAACGAACTGGGCCTTGCCCCTTCTCTTGATGAAGCCCGCCTTAATGACGGTACGCGCGACCTTCTTAACCACCTTGCAATTCTGAATTGGAAAGCCATCACCCAGTTGAAACCCACCCGACCGCAAGCCGAAGCCGCTCGCCAGTTTCTCGGCAACTTCATCCAACACAACCTCGGGAAAACACCAAAAGGCCGCGACACCGCCTTGGGAATTTAAGAAACTCAGCAGAACAGATTTAAATAGTCCGCGCTATACGATCGCTGCATCCACCCATTTATCGTGTTCACGAATAAGCTCCACTAAACTTTCCACGGCCTCGGCTTCGGGAATGTTGAAACGCACCGGATCGCGACCAACATATAAATTAATCTTCCCCGGCGCGCCGCCCACATAGCCAAAATCCGCATCCGCCATTTCGCCGGGGCCATTCACGATGCAACCCATGATTGCAATCTTTACCCCTTTGAGGTGCTCCGTTCGCGCTTTGATGCGCGCAGTCACTTCCTGTAAATCAAACAACGTCCGACCGCAACTCGGACACGCCACATAATCCGTCTTAAACGATCGGCAACCCGCCGCCTGTAAAATATTAAACGCCAATTGAAGCGCCCGCCCCGCACCACGTTCACCACGCACCAAGATTGCATCCCCAATGCCATCACACAATAACGACCCAATCACCACCGAAGCACGCAGCATCGCGATGTTTGATTCCAGCACAGTTTCTCCACAACCCAAGCAGTCCTTCAACAAAATTGGATTACGAATCCCCTTCAATTTCAACTGTCCCGCCAACAAACGAAACGCGGTGATGACCGGCAACCGAACACCATCAGCCACGGTGATCAACTGTGTATCGCAATTCACTGTGAATTCCCCACGCGGGTCCACTTCCATCACATTCAATTCTTCATAAACTGCCTCCGGCCGCACATCCGCGCCAGGCTTAATGCGCGGGGCAAGCTTCTCCCACGCGACTTCGGGAAGAACCACACGAACAGTTTGCCCGCCACCACATTTCACGCCCTCAGCCAATTCAATTTCCGGCGTTTCGCGCCGTTGATAATTAAACGGGTCAAAGGCCAATGGCACCTTGGGCACCTCCGTATCGACAGAACTCAGTTCAGGGATTTGTTCAATGAGATCCTTGCAGACTGCAATTTCATTCGGGGAATCTTCAGTCAGCGACACCCGAATCGTATCGCCCAATCCATCGCACAGCAGCGACCCAATTCCAATCGCGCTCTTGATCCGGCCATCTTCCCCCTCACCCGCTTCGGTGACGCCAAGGTGCAGCGGATAATTCCAATCAGGCCCTAATTCCGCCAAGCGTGCGGCCAGCAATCGATAACATTCGACCATCACCTTTGGGTTGCTTGATTTCATCGAGAATTTAAAATTATGAAAATCCCGCGAGCGGGCAATCCGGGCAAACTCCAGCGCGCTCTCCACCATCCCCAACGGCGTATCGCCGAACCGATTCATAATACGATCACTCAGCGAGCCGTGGTTCGTGCCAATCCTCAGGGCTCGTCCGCGAGTTTTGCATTCCTCCACAAGCGGTGCAAACTGCTCTTCAATGCGCGCCAATTCGGCAGCGTATTGTTCATCCGTGTATTCGCGAGCGGCAAATTTTTTGGAGTCCGCGTAATTTCCGGGATTCACCCGCACCATCTCACACCACTTCACCGCTTCCATTGCGGCGTCCGGTTTGAAATGGATATCGGCCACCACCGGCACATTTGATCCGCGCGCGCGAATGCCGGCGACGATGGGTTCCAAATTGGCCGCATACTTTTTGGTTTGCGCGGTGATGCGAACAATCTGGCAGCCCACTTTAACCAATGCCATCGACTGTTCCACGCACGCATCGGTGTCGAGCGTGCTGCAAGTGATCATCGATTGTTGAACGATGGGTTCATCGCCGCCCACCACAACCTCACCAATGTTCACTGGCCGCGTTTCCCGGCGCGCATGGCGGTAGGGTGAAGCGCAGTAGTCCATTTATTTACCGGGCGCGGTCTGCTTGATTTGTGTGTCGCGATTAAAAATGTCATGCAGCAAAGGCACCCGTTTTACATCGGCGAAAGTAACAAACAGAAAAAAGCCAAGCAACAAAACCGCAAACACCGTGGTGAAATATTCTTGCACCCGCACGCTCACTGGTTTTTTGCGCACCCATTCCACAAGTGACAATAGGATATGTCCGCCATCAAGCACCGGCACAGGCAGCAAATTCAAAATCGCAAGGTTGATATTCAGCAACACCAGAAAACTCAATGCAAGGCGAAGATCGGTGTTCACTTGAATGGATAGCATCCCAAAAATGCCAATCGGCCCGCTCAAGTCCTTGGCGCCCACGCCGGATTCTTGCCCGCGCCCGAGCGCCTTAAACGTGATCGCCACCTTGTTAAGCACATCAGAAATTTGAGCCATCGGTGTTGGGCCTGGGCGTTGTTCCACATATCGAATTGGTTCCGGTTTGAACACCAAACCAATGGGCTGAGCTAAACCGATGCCCAATCTGCCATCCCGTGGTGTGATTTTTACTGTCTGTTTTTCGTTGGCTGCAGAATCAGCAAACACATGCACCTCAGTGCCCGCAGTGGTGAACGTCACGGGATTGTTTCCCTCGTTGGCGTCGCTGGAAGTTTTGTGGAATTGAATTTCATCGCCATCAACACGCGCGAAATAGTCAACCCCAATCGCCAATCCTTCGGGAGCTTTGGTGGCGGTAATTCGCACTATTTCGCCGGTGATCAACCCGTGCTCTTCACCCAGCTCCACATAATTTCCCGAGGGCTCGACCCGCTTCAATACTTTTTGTGTGCGTTCGGTTTCGAGCGTGATTTCGTTGTCATCACTAGCGCGAATGATTCCGATAAACTGACTCACACTGCTCACCGACTCCCCATTGGCTCTGTGAATGATATCGCCCGGCCACATATCTGCATCCATTGCCGGCGTTGATTGCAGTGGCTCAAGATCCCAGCCGATTTTGCTCAACAACAAATCCCATGTGCCGTGTTCCAGCTCTGGGATCGCACCCACGGAAACGCGCGGGTGTTGCGGCGTTGCAAATGGCACGACCACTTCTTTTTTGTCACGCTCAACGGTGATGGTTTTTGGGCTGCCCGGATTCACCAATGCAAGATCGAGAAAATGATACTGACTATAAACCGGCTGATCGTCCACTTTGAGAATGCGGTCATCCGATTTGAGTCCGCTCCCGATAAAAAGACCGCCCTGATTGGCTTCGCCCAATTTGCCGACAACCATTTCGTCGTGATTATCTAACCGCAGCCGCCGGATGCCACCATCCCAAGTGCCGGCGGGCGCATCGAACGTGTGCGTTTTATCTCCCCGTACGATTTTTAATTTTACTGTGGAACCCTCGCTGTCGAGCACAGTGTAAACCACATCCTGCCACGCTTCGACCGGCTTGTCATTAATGGCAACAATTCGATCCCCCGGGCGCACGCCAATTTTATATTCCTCGGAATGCGAAGCGACATAGCCAATCACCGGCTCACTCACTTGTCGGGGCAACCCAATTTGCCAAAGCAACACCGCAATGACGATAGCGAACACCACATTCATCAATGGCCCGGCGAATGCCACAAGAATTTTTGATAATGGTGAAACCGGCGGCAACTCCTCCGGCGACCCTTCTTGATTCCTCTCTCCTTCGCCCTCCCCCCTGCCTTTTCCTTCATCTGAATCTGCCGTGCCCTCGATGGCTTCGCTTGTGAGCATTTGCGGCAACTTCACAAACCCGCCCGCGGGAATGGCACGAATGGAGTAAAGAATTCCTTCGTGTTCTTTGCTCCAAATGATGGGGCCAAAACCGATGGCGAATTCTTCCACCACCAAGCCGCGCTTGAGGGCGACCCAGAAATGGCCAAATTCGTGCACAAAAATTGCCGCTCCAAAGAGCAGGAAAACCACGCCAATGACGTACAGGATGTTTAAAATTTCAGCCATAGTTTGAGTTCAAAGTGAAATCAAGGGGCGGGAAGTTAGCAGCTTTACGGAGTTTACGCAATCCGCAATCACGCCGGTGCGAGGGCGGCCTCGCGGGCCCATTGGTCGGCGGCAAGAATTTCATTCAGCGTGGGTTTAGCCACCCAATCGTGTGCATCCATCGTGCGGGTAACGGTGCTGGTGATTTCGGGGAATGAAATTTCTCCGGCACAAAAAGCGTCCACGGCGATCTCGTTGGCGGCATTGAGTACGGCAGGCAAGGTGCCTCCCACTTCGCCGGCACGCCGAGCGAGGTTGAGGGATGGGAAACGGTCGGTGTCCGGCTCCTCAAAATCCAAACGGCCAATTTCTGCAAGACTCGTTTGCACACGATCACTGGCGGCGCGGGCCGGATGAGTGAGCGCATACTGAATGGGCAAACACATATCCGGCGTGGAAAGCTGCGCAAGCATTGAGCCATCGACAAATTCGACCATTGAATGAATCACGCTCTGCGGATGCACCACCACACGCACACGCGGCATTTCGATATCGAAGAGCCACCGCGCCTCAATCATTTCCAAACCTTTATTAAAAAGCGTGGCAGAATCGATGGTGATCTTGCGGCCCATTTCCCACGAGGGATGTTTGAGCGCTTGCTCCACGGTGATGCCGGCAAACTCGTCCGCGGGCTTTTCGCGAAATGGCCCCCCCGAAGCGGTAAGCCAAATTTGCCGCACACTTTCCGACGGCTTGCCTTCGAGGCATTGGAAAATTGCTGAGTGCTCGCTGTCCACCGCCAGCACGTTCACGCCGTGCTTGCGGGCTTCGGCCATTACGATTTCGCCGGCCATCACGAGAATTTCCTTGGACGCCACTGCGATGTCTTTCCCTGCACGAATGGCCGCCAACGCCGGTTGCAAACCCGCCGTGCCGACGATTGCGATGAGCACGATGTCCGCTTCCGGCAATGTCGCCAGTTTCAGTAAACCCTCGTCACCAAAATGCACTTCCGGTTTGCCGTTATATTCATTGGCCAATTCCTTGGCGGCGTCCGGACAATTGATGGAAATTGCGGCGGGTGAAAATTGTTTCGTCTGTTCGCGCAGCAACTTCGAATTGCGCCCGGCCGCAAGACCCACTAGGCGAATGTCATCCGGCAAATCCTCGGCCACTTTGCAGGTACTTGTACCAATGGAGCCGGTGCTGCCTAATAGAACGACGTTTTTCATTGGGCCAATCCGTACTTAAGAAACAAATACATCAAGGGGGCATTGAACAGCAGGCTATCGAGCAAGTCGAGCACTCCGCCCACACCTGGGAAAAACCCACCGGAATCCTTGAGGCCCGCTTCGCGTTTCATCAGCGATTCTACGAGATCGCCCGCCACCGATCCCACGCCAAGCAACGCCCCCAACGTCAGCGCTTGCGCCAGCGTGAAGTCACCAAAATGCCCGCCCGCGAAATGCAAAAACGCCCAGCTCGATGCGACTGAAAAAATAATTCCGCCCACAAAGCCCTCCCAAGTTTTGCCCGGACTTACGCGCGGAATCATTTTGTGTTTACCAATTAGCGACCCCGTGCAGTACGCGCCCGTGTCGCTCATTTTGCTGACGACGATGAAGTACAGCAACCACCACGCACCATCGAGGTCTGGAAAATAGCGAATTTTTTGCAACACATTCAGCAGGATGGCCACATAAAAAATACCGAAGAGCGTGGAAGCCACCGCCGCCATCCCGCGTTCATTCTCCGAAGCGCAAAGTTGGCAAATCCCCAACGCGGGAATCAAACAAATCAAAAACGCCAATTCCATTTCCCCCGCCAGCGCTGCATCCCCGCGAATCGCCAGCGCCCAAAACACCAATCCAATCAACCCCACTCCCGCTGCCGTGCCCAGTGTGACAAAGGGTGCCAATTCCCGCTTGCGGGCCATTTGGAAATACTCCAACAACGCAACCGCCCCGAGCAACGCCATGATTCCACCGAAGGCCGCCAACTTCACTTTTTCATTCAGCGCAAACAATCCTGCCATCAGTACGCCATAAAGAACCAAACTGCTGCACAAGCGGCGCACAAATGTTTGACCCTTTGAAAGTTTTACCTCCGCGTCATCAGCCATTTGCAGGAACGGTAGGGATTGAAGCTAAGTGATGTCGAGCGCGTTATTGCGACTACAGTTTTCCAAAACGCCGGTGGCGCTTGGCGTATTCTTCAAGAGCGGCGTGGAATTGGGGCTTTCGGAAATCAGGCCAGAGAGTGGGAGTGACAACCATCTCGGCGTAGGAAACCTGCCATAAAAGAAAATTGCTCAAACGCATTTCGCCACTGGTGCGAATGAGCAAATCGGGGTCGGGAATGTGATGGGTGTAGAGGTGTTTGGAAACAAGTTGTTCATCAATTTCCGCAGGATCTAATTTACCGGAAAGAGCTTTTCCTGCGATGGCGCGGGTGGCGTCGACGATTTCCGCGCGCGAGCCGTAACTGAGCGCCAACACCAACGTGAGGCCGGAATTTTTGGCAAGCGCCGCACGGGTTTTTTTTAACTGCAGCTGCACAGCCTCGGGCAGGCGATGAATTTGGCCGATGACCTCAAGCTGCACGTTGTTGCGATTTAACTCGCCCACTTCCTTTTTTAAATAATGCGCTAGGTAACGCATAATTGCATCGACCTCGGTCTTCGGACGATTCCAATTCTCCATCGAGAAAGTGTAGAGCGTGAGATAGCGCACGCCCGCTTCGGCGGCAGCTTTGATGATCGCCCGGGCAGATTCCGCGCCACGGCGATGGCCTTCCACGCGCGGCATCCCATGCTCGCGGGCCCAACGCCCGTTGCCGTCCATGATGACCGCCACGTGCAGGGGCAAAAGCTCCTGCGCCTCGGCGCTCAACTTGGACGTACGCGCGCTCACAAAAACATCGTTTGGCTCCGAGCCGGCCCCACGGACGCGATAATAATTTTTGCTCCGATGAGTTTTGAAAGCGCCTGCAAATATCGGCGTGCTTTTGGCGGCAGCCTTTTCCAGTCGGTCACCGCTGAGGTATCGCAGCACCAACCAGGGAATGTTTTATAAATGGGTTTCACGCGCTCGATGTCCTCAGCATCTGTTGGGACGTAGTCGAGCCTTTTGCTGTCAAGCCGGTAGCCGGTGCAGATTTTAATTTCCGCCAACTTATCGAGGCCGTCAATATTAGTCACTGCCAATTGATCAATGCCATTCACTTGCACCGCCTGTCGCGTGGCCACCGCATCAAACCATCCGCAACGGCGCGGACGACCGGTGGTCGCACCGAATTCGCGCCCCATGTTGTGCAGCATATCGCCAATGGAATCGTCCTCCGTCGGGAATGGCCCGCCGCCGACGCGCGTGGTGTACGCCTTGAGCACGCCGAGCACGTGATCGACGCGATTGGGCGGCATTCCGGAGCCCGTACAGGAACCACCGGACGTGGTGTTAGACGAAGTCACAAAAGGATACGTGCCCTGATCGATATCGAGGTAGGTGCCTTGTGCGCCTTCAAAGAGGATTTCCTGTTTGGCATCCAACGCATCGTGAACCATCCGCGTGGTATTCGCCACGAAGGGCGCCAGACGCCGCGCGGCTTTCCGGTAATCTTCGTGGATTTTTTTGAAGGACAACCCCTTACCACCCAGCGCACGGATGATGCGATTGGCATCGCGCAAGCGACTGCGCAGACGTGATTCAAACTTTTTGGCGTCCACCAAGTCCGCCAATCGAAGGCCGGTGCGGGCAATCTTGTCGCCATACGCCGGGCCGATGCCGCGCAGCGTGGTGCCGATTCTATTTTTGCCCTTGAGGTTTTCCGTGCACGCCTCGATGGCGCGGTGGTATGGCATCACGATGTGCGCTTTGTCGCTGATAAACAGGCGGTTCTTCACGTTCACCTTGTGCCGCTTCAACCCGTCCAACTCGCGCACGAGCGACACGGGATCAATCACCACGCCGTTACCGATGATACAGCGCTTGCGCGCACGCAGGATTCCCGAAGGGATCAAGTGCAGCACATATTGCTTTTTGCCCACGCGAACTGTGTGGCCGGCGTTCGCGCCGCCTTGGCTGCGCACCACCAAATCCGCGCGCTCGGTGAGCACGTCGATGATTTTGCCTTTGCCTTCATCGCCCCATTGGGCGCCGATCAGAATTGTGTTTGCCATAAGCCAAAAAACAAAAAGCCCCGTCGAGCGGGGCAAATACGATTGCTATTTGCCGGAGGAGAATGGTGGTCGTTTTGGGCGCTGTCAATCAAATCCCTTCCCTCACGAGCAAGGCACCGCTATCTTCCGCGCATGTCGTTGCCGGCTGATTATCATATGCACACACCCTTGTGCCGCCACGCGAAGGGGGAACCCATCGAGTACGCGGCGCGCGCGCTGGAATTGGGATTGCCGGAGATTGGCTTTAGCGATCACTCGCCAGTGGAGCACGATGATCAGGATAACTGGCGGATGCTCGCCGGTGAACTGGATGAATACGTCGCCAAAGTGGAACTCGCCCGCGAGACCTACCCTGCTCTGCCCATTCGGCTGGGGTTGGAAGTCGATTTCATCCCGGGCCACGAGGCGTGGATTGAGGAAATGGCGGGCCGCTACAATTGGGATTATTTTATTGGCTCCGTCCATTACGTCTCCGGCAAATGGGATTTTGATAATCCGAAGTACATCGCCGAGTGGGACAACCGCGGCGTCGACGATGTGTGGGCGGAATACTTCGAGCGCCTCACGGCGGCGGCTGCATCGGGGTTGTTCCAAATCATTGGCCATCCTGATTTGCCCAAAAAATTCGGCCACCGCCCCACACACGATTGCACGGATTTATTTCAGGAATTTCTCGACGCCTGCAAAAGCACCGACACGTGCATTGAGCTAAACACCGCCGGCCTTCGCAAAGATTGCGCTGAGATTTATCCGAGCTTGGATTTTCTGAAACTCGCGCGCGCGGCTGACATTCAAATCACCTTCGGCGCGGACGCCCACGCGCCGCACGAAGTGGGGATGAATTTGGAGGATGCGATGGAGTTGGCGAGGACGGCGGGGTTTGATGAATGTTGCCGTTTTGTCGGGCGTGAAAAAAGTGTGGTGGAGATTTGAATTGCCAAGCAGTTTAATAATTATCGGGCGATGCCGCGTTGGCTGGATTGGAGGAAGTTTAGTAGGTGCTCAACTTCGCGTGAGGTTTCAACTTCTTGAATGGCTTTGTCGATTGAGTTGGCGAGGGTGAGGTCGCCTCGGAAGATAATTCGGTGCGCTTGTTTCAGGGCGGCTTGGGATTCAGCGCTGACTTCGTTGCGCTTGAGGCCTTCTTTGTTTAGGGCGCGGGTGGTGGCGGGGTTGCCGTCGGCCATCATATATGGGGGGATGTCTTGGACGACTTTGCTGCAACCGCCGATGATGGACATGGTGCCGATGCGGCAGAATTGATGCACGGCGGCGAGGCCACCGATGATGGCGCGGTCTTCGACGGTGACGTGGCCAGCGAGGGTGGCGACGTTGGACATCACGATGTGATCGCCAAGCTGGCAATCGTGCGC containing:
- a CDS encoding HIT domain-containing protein, coding for MEALHAPWRIEYILGPKRAEGKGSIFTTIAQSTDDQANHVIARGKSCFAVMNNFPYNAGHLMIVPYREVPDLADLNNEELLELMQLCRRCQAALRETMDPGGFNIGLNLGQAAGAGIQEHLHLHVLPRWNGDTNFMPALGQTTVIPEAITETAAKLRAALAQN
- a CDS encoding PhoH family protein — its product is MAETTLTFDSARQAQQLFDNDPHNLNLLKEQLQVNATARDGWIKLEGEESAIARAKIVFDSLREQLNSGQHPRQREILKAIQTVKENGADALKSLNTHRITTSPRKPQVIPKTIGQKTYLDAITAHDVTFGIGPAGTGKTYLAMAMAVSALYRGEISRIILTRPAVEAGEALGFLPGDLREKLSPYLRPLHDALTDMMPVEDVQKHMERETIEIAPLAYMRGRTLNNAFVILDEAQNTTNEQMFMFLTRLGYHSKAVVTGDPTQIDLPSSKQSGLVEARLTLEKNTDISIIEFSRKDVVRHPLVQQIIEAYETRRSK
- the ybeY gene encoding rRNA maturation RNase YbeY, translating into MKQLSVGNQQRRYPVATREARNATGILMDELLELDAYDLSILFVNETRMAQINKTYLQHEGPTDIITFDYCTPTLLHGELVICPAVASEQAKKYRASLGREFARYIIHGVLHLQGFDDQTPSVRRKMKGEENRLLQKLARRFPIDSLAHG
- the recO gene encoding DNA repair protein RecO, with the protein product MDENGHGIILRVRPLTETSLIVHWLTPEHGRLGTVAKGARRAKSTFRGKLDLLFEGGFAFRRSRKSDLHILREVNIQTTHADLRNDIPRLQLLAYATRFVESATEPENSLPGIHAIFSTLLNHLDTHPTRPALVYALEIKLLNELGLAPSLDEARLNDGTRDLLNHLAILNWKAITQLKPTRPQAEAARQFLGNFIQHNLGKTPKGRDTALGI
- the ispG gene encoding (E)-4-hydroxy-3-methylbut-2-enyl-diphosphate synthase, whose amino-acid sequence is MDYCASPYRHARRETRPVNIGEVVVGGDEPIVQQSMITCSTLDTDACVEQSMALVKVGCQIVRITAQTKKYAANLEPIVAGIRARGSNVPVVADIHFKPDAAMEAVKWCEMVRVNPGNYADSKKFAAREYTDEQYAAELARIEEQFAPLVEECKTRGRALRIGTNHGSLSDRIMNRFGDTPLGMVESALEFARIARSRDFHNFKFSMKSSNPKVMVECYRLLAARLAELGPDWNYPLHLGVTEAGEGEDGRIKSAIGIGSLLCDGLGDTIRVSLTEDSPNEIAVCKDLIEQIPELSSVDTEVPKVPLAFDPFNYQRRETPEIELAEGVKCGGGQTVRVVLPEVAWEKLAPRIKPGADVRPEAVYEELNVMEVDPRGEFTVNCDTQLITVADGVRLPVITAFRLLAGQLKLKGIRNPILLKDCLGCGETVLESNIAMLRASVVIGSLLCDGIGDAILVRGERGAGRALQLAFNILQAAGCRSFKTDYVACPSCGRTLFDLQEVTARIKARTEHLKGVKIAIMGCIVNGPGEMADADFGYVGGAPGKINLYVGRDPVRFNIPEAEAVESLVELIREHDKWVDAAIV
- a CDS encoding site-2 protease family protein — protein: MAEILNILYVIGVVFLLFGAAIFVHEFGHFWVALKRGLVVEEFAIGFGPIIWSKEHEGILYSIRAIPAGGFVKLPQMLTSEAIEGTADSDEGKGRGEGEGERNQEGSPEELPPVSPLSKILVAFAGPLMNVVFAIVIAVLLWQIGLPRQVSEPVIGYVASHSEEYKIGVRPGDRIVAINDKPVEAWQDVVYTVLDSEGSTVKLKIVRGDKTHTFDAPAGTWDGGIRRLRLDNHDEMVVGKLGEANQGGLFIGSGLKSDDRILKVDDQPVYSQYHFLDLALVNPGSPKTITVERDKKEVVVPFATPQHPRVSVGAIPELEHGTWDLLLSKIGWDLEPLQSTPAMDADMWPGDIIHRANGESVSSVSQFIGIIRASDDNEITLETERTQKVLKRVEPSGNYVELGEEHGLITGEIVRITATKAPEGLAIGVDYFARVDGDEIQFHKTSSDANEGNNPVTFTTAGTEVHVFADSAANEKQTVKITPRDGRLGIGLAQPIGLVFKPEPIRYVEQRPGPTPMAQISDVLNKVAITFKALGRGQESGVGAKDLSGPIGIFGMLSIQVNTDLRLALSFLVLLNINLAILNLLPVPVLDGGHILLSLVEWVRKKPVSVRVQEYFTTVFAVLLLGFFLFVTFADVKRVPLLHDIFNRDTQIKQTAPGK
- a CDS encoding 1-deoxy-D-xylulose-5-phosphate reductoisomerase, which translates into the protein MKNVVLLGSTGSIGTSTCKVAEDLPDDIRLVGLAAGRNSKLLREQTKQFSPAAISINCPDAAKELANEYNGKPEVHFGDEGLLKLATLPEADIVLIAIVGTAGLQPALAAIRAGKDIAVASKEILVMAGEIVMAEARKHGVNVLAVDSEHSAIFQCLEGKPSESVRQIWLTASGGPFREKPADEFAGITVEQALKHPSWEMGRKITIDSATLFNKGLEMIEARWLFDIEMPRVRVVVHPQSVIHSMVEFVDGSMLAQLSTPDMCLPIQYALTHPARAASDRVQTSLAEIGRLDFEEPDTDRFPSLNLARRAGEVGGTLPAVLNAANEIAVDAFCAGEISFPEITSTVTRTMDAHDWVAKPTLNEILAADQWAREAALAPA
- a CDS encoding CDP-archaeol synthase; this encodes MADDAEVKLSKGQTFVRRLCSSLVLYGVLMAGLFALNEKVKLAAFGGIMALLGAVALLEYFQMARKRELAPFVTLGTAAGVGLIGLVFWALAIRGDAALAGEMELAFLICLIPALGICQLCASENERGMAAVASTLFGIFYVAILLNVLQKIRYFPDLDGAWWLLYFIVVSKMSDTGAYCTGSLIGKHKMIPRVSPGKTWEGFVGGIIFSVASSWAFLHFAGGHFGDFTLAQALTLGALLGVGSVAGDLVESLMKREAGLKDSGGFFPGVGGVLDLLDSLLFNAPLMYLFLKYGLAQ
- a CDS encoding isoprenyl transferase is translated as MSAEAQELLPLHVAVIMDGNGRWAREHGMPRVEGHRRGAESARAIIKAAAEAGVRYLTLYTFSMENWNRPKTEVDAIMRYLAHYLKKEVGELNRNNVQLEVIGQIHRLPEAVQLQLKKTRAALAKNSGLTLVLALSYGSRAEIVDATRAIAGKALSGKLDPAEIDEQLVSKHLYTHHIPDPDLLIRTSGEMRLSNFLLWQVSYAEMVVTPTLWPDFRKPQFHAALEEYAKRHRRFGKL